From the Paramormyrops kingsleyae isolate MSU_618 chromosome 7, PKINGS_0.4, whole genome shotgun sequence genome, one window contains:
- the dmgdh gene encoding dimethylglycine dehydrogenase, mitochondrial isoform X2 has product MKNVLNTVNLRVRKHVYACLWRPLRRAISSAPQTCAAERDSGNSILRNRWKDTADTVIIGGGCIGVSLAYHLAKAGVKDVVLLEKSELTAGSTWHAAGLTTYYHPGINLKKIHYYSIKLYEKLEEETGQAVGFHQPGSIRIASTPVRVDELKYQMTRTLWHPTPQFLIGPEKVQELFPLLNVNKVLAGLHNPGDGHIDPYSLTMALAAGARMHGAQIYHPAPVTGLTATSDGKWDVETPHGRVRATRLVNTAGFWAREVGKLIGLEHPTIPVHHQYVVTATVPQVKALKAELPVIRDLEGSYYLRQERDGLLFGPYEKEAKMKLQDSWFRDGVPPGFGKELFESDLDRIMEHVEAAMEMVPVLKDADIINIVSGPITYTPDLLPMVGPHQGVRNYWTAVGFGYGIIHAGGMGKFLSDWIVNGEPPFDLIECDPNRYGKWTTESYICAKARESYGFNNVVGYPKEERFAGRPTHRVSGVYDQLKSKASMGFHAGWEQPHWFYKDGDETGYRPSFQRTNWFEPVGREYRQVMEKVGVIDLTPFGKFMVKGKDSVKLLDRLFANVMPKVGMTNISHMLTPTGKVYAEVTITQLTEGEFLLITGSGSELHDLRWIEKEAEDGGYDVSITNVTEDMGVLGIAGPKSRTVLQKLTDEDMSDSSFKFLHCKSIKVAGIPLRAIRISYTGELGWELYQDSKHTAAVYQALMQAGRDEGIDNFGTYAMTSLRLEKGFRAWGAEMNCDTNPLEAGLDYFIKLNKPADFIGKKALQEIMAVGLTRKLAYLTVQTDDVDPEGNETIWHDGKVVGNTTSGAYSYNAGQSLAFGYLPVALSAVGQKVQVELLGKKYTATVVQEPLVMTEPTRTRMKKKKKATGTTKEGH; this is encoded by the exons ATGAAAAACGTTTTGAATACTGTAAACTTGCGAGTGCGGAAACATGTTTATGCGTGTCTGTGGCGTCCTCTTCGGCGCGCGATAAGTTCTGCTCCGCAGACATGTGCAGCGGAGAG AGACAGTGGGAACAGCATCCTGAGGAACAGGTGGAAGGACACAGCAGACACTGTGATCATCGGAGGGGGATGTATTGGGGTCAGCCTGGCCTACCACCTGGCCAAGGCGGGCGTTAAGGATGTGGTGCTGCTCGAGAAGTCCGAGCTGACTGCCGGCTCCACCTGGCATGCT GCAGGTTTAACCACATACTATCACCCCGGCATTAACCTGAAGAAGATTCACTACTACAGCATTAAGTTATACGAGAAGTTGGAGGAGGAAACAGGACAG GCCGTTGGGTTTCACCAGCCGGGCAGCATTCGCATTGCATCGACCCCAGTCCGAGTGGACGAGCTGAAATACCAGATGACACGCACACTCTGGCATCCAACACCGCAGTTCCTCATTGGACCAGAGAAGGTCCAGGAGCTCTTTCCATTGCTTAACGTGAACAAG GTGTTGGCTGGACTTCACAACCCTGGAGATGGGCACATTGACCCGTACTCTCTCACCATGGCATTGGCTGCGGGTGCCCGCATGCACGGTGCCCAGATATACCACCCTGCCCCCGTCACCGGGCTCACTGCCACATCTGATGGAAAATGGGACGTGGAGACACCCCATGGGAGGGTCCGTGCCACCCGCCTCGTCAATACAGCAG GATTTTGGGCTCGAGAGGTTGGGAAGCTTATAGGCCTGGAGCATCCAACCATCCCGGTTCATCACCAGTACGTGGTGACGGCGACTGTGCCACAGGTGAAGGCCCTGAAGGCGGAGCTGCCTGTGATCCGGGACCTGGAGGGATCCTACTACCTCCGGCAGGAGCGGGACGGCCTGCTCTTCGGGCCGTACGAGAAGGAGGCCAAGATGAAGCTGCAGGACTCCTGGTTCAGAGACGGAGTCCCTCCAG GCTTTGGGAAGGAGCTCTTTGAATCGGACTTGGACCGCATTATGGAGCATGTAGAGGCTGCCATGGAGATGGTTCCTGTCCTGAAGGATGCTGACATCATCAATATCGTGTCAGGTCCCATCACATACACCCCAGACCTTTTGCCTATGGTGGGACCTCACCAAGGTGTGCGCAACTACTGGACTGCAGTTGGCTTTGG CTATGGAATCATCCATGCTGGAGGGATGGGCAAGTTCTTGAGCGACTGGATTGTTAATGGGGAGCCGCCCTTTGACCTGATCGAGTGCGACCCCAACCGCTACGGAAAGTGGACCACGGAATCTTACATCTGTGCTAAGGCTAGGGAATCGTACGGCTTCAACAACGTAG TGGGATACCCAAAGGAGGAGCGCTTTGCGGGCAGACCCACGCACAGGGTGAGCGGCGTGTACGACCAGCTCAAATCCAAGGCGTCTATGGGATTTCATGCTGGTTGGGAGCAACCTCACTGGTTCTACAAGGATGGAGACGAGACTGGATACAG GCCGAGTTTTCAGCGCACAAACTGGTTTGAACCTGTGGGACGGGAGTACAGGCAGGTCATGGAGAAAGTGGGGGTGATTGACCTGACCCCATTCGGAAAGTTCATGGTCAAAGGGAAGGACTCGGTGAAGCTGCTGGACCGTCTCTTTGCCAATGTTATGCCGAAG GTGGGCATGACCAACATCAGTCACATGCTGACCCCCACAGGGAAGGTCTACGCCGAAGTGACGATAACACAGCTTACCGAAGGAGAGTTCCTTCTCATTACTGGCTCTGGGTCAGAGCTACATGACCTCAG ATGGATTGAAAAGGAGGCGGAGGATGGTGGCTACGATGTGAGCATTACCAACGTGACGGAGGACATGGGGGTGCTGGGCATAGCGGGACCCAAGTCTAGGACTGTCCTGCAGAAACTGACAGATGAGGATATGAGTGATTCCAGCTTTAAGTTCCTTCACTGCAAGTCCATCAAAGTGGCCGGAATTCCACTGAGAGCTATAAGAATCTCTTATACAG GGGAGCTGGGCTGGGAGCTGTACCAGGACAGCAAGCACACAGCCGCCGTGTACCAGGCCCTGATGCAGGCTGGAAGGGACGAGGGCATCGACAACTTTGGGACCTACGCCATGACCTCACTGAGACTGGAGAAAGGCTTTAGGGCCTGGGGAGCAGAG ATGAACTGTGACACCAATCCTTTGGAAGCTGGCTTAGACTACTTCATCAAGTTAAACAAG CCTGCTGACTTCATTGGAAAGAAGGCTCTTCAGGAGATCATGGCTGTGGGCCTGACACGCAAGCTGGCTTACCTCACCGTGCAGACTGATGACGTTGACCCTGAGGGCAATGAGACCATCTGGCATGATGGCAAG
- the dmgdh gene encoding dimethylglycine dehydrogenase, mitochondrial isoform X1 yields the protein MKNVLNTVNLRVRKHVYACLWRPLRRAISSAPQTCAAERDSGNSILRNRWKDTADTVIIGGGCIGVSLAYHLAKAGVKDVVLLEKSELTAGSTWHAAGLTTYYHPGINLKKIHYYSIKLYEKLEEETGQAVGFHQPGSIRIASTPVRVDELKYQMTRTLWHPTPQFLIGPEKVQELFPLLNVNKVLAGLHNPGDGHIDPYSLTMALAAGARMHGAQIYHPAPVTGLTATSDGKWDVETPHGRVRATRLVNTAGFWAREVGKLIGLEHPTIPVHHQYVVTATVPQVKALKAELPVIRDLEGSYYLRQERDGLLFGPYEKEAKMKLQDSWFRDGVPPGFGKELFESDLDRIMEHVEAAMEMVPVLKDADIINIVSGPITYTPDLLPMVGPHQGVRNYWTAVGFGYGIIHAGGMGKFLSDWIVNGEPPFDLIECDPNRYGKWTTESYICAKARESYGFNNVVGYPKEERFAGRPTHRVSGVYDQLKSKASMGFHAGWEQPHWFYKDGDETGYRPSFQRTNWFEPVGREYRQVMEKVGVIDLTPFGKFMVKGKDSVKLLDRLFANVMPKVGMTNISHMLTPTGKVYAEVTITQLTEGEFLLITGSGSELHDLRSVSESVQRNMQRWIEKEAEDGGYDVSITNVTEDMGVLGIAGPKSRTVLQKLTDEDMSDSSFKFLHCKSIKVAGIPLRAIRISYTGELGWELYQDSKHTAAVYQALMQAGRDEGIDNFGTYAMTSLRLEKGFRAWGAEMNCDTNPLEAGLDYFIKLNKPADFIGKKALQEIMAVGLTRKLAYLTVQTDDVDPEGNETIWHDGKVVGNTTSGAYSYNAGQSLAFGYLPVALSAVGQKVQVELLGKKYTATVVQEPLVMTEPTRTRMKKKKKATGTTKEGH from the exons ATGAAAAACGTTTTGAATACTGTAAACTTGCGAGTGCGGAAACATGTTTATGCGTGTCTGTGGCGTCCTCTTCGGCGCGCGATAAGTTCTGCTCCGCAGACATGTGCAGCGGAGAG AGACAGTGGGAACAGCATCCTGAGGAACAGGTGGAAGGACACAGCAGACACTGTGATCATCGGAGGGGGATGTATTGGGGTCAGCCTGGCCTACCACCTGGCCAAGGCGGGCGTTAAGGATGTGGTGCTGCTCGAGAAGTCCGAGCTGACTGCCGGCTCCACCTGGCATGCT GCAGGTTTAACCACATACTATCACCCCGGCATTAACCTGAAGAAGATTCACTACTACAGCATTAAGTTATACGAGAAGTTGGAGGAGGAAACAGGACAG GCCGTTGGGTTTCACCAGCCGGGCAGCATTCGCATTGCATCGACCCCAGTCCGAGTGGACGAGCTGAAATACCAGATGACACGCACACTCTGGCATCCAACACCGCAGTTCCTCATTGGACCAGAGAAGGTCCAGGAGCTCTTTCCATTGCTTAACGTGAACAAG GTGTTGGCTGGACTTCACAACCCTGGAGATGGGCACATTGACCCGTACTCTCTCACCATGGCATTGGCTGCGGGTGCCCGCATGCACGGTGCCCAGATATACCACCCTGCCCCCGTCACCGGGCTCACTGCCACATCTGATGGAAAATGGGACGTGGAGACACCCCATGGGAGGGTCCGTGCCACCCGCCTCGTCAATACAGCAG GATTTTGGGCTCGAGAGGTTGGGAAGCTTATAGGCCTGGAGCATCCAACCATCCCGGTTCATCACCAGTACGTGGTGACGGCGACTGTGCCACAGGTGAAGGCCCTGAAGGCGGAGCTGCCTGTGATCCGGGACCTGGAGGGATCCTACTACCTCCGGCAGGAGCGGGACGGCCTGCTCTTCGGGCCGTACGAGAAGGAGGCCAAGATGAAGCTGCAGGACTCCTGGTTCAGAGACGGAGTCCCTCCAG GCTTTGGGAAGGAGCTCTTTGAATCGGACTTGGACCGCATTATGGAGCATGTAGAGGCTGCCATGGAGATGGTTCCTGTCCTGAAGGATGCTGACATCATCAATATCGTGTCAGGTCCCATCACATACACCCCAGACCTTTTGCCTATGGTGGGACCTCACCAAGGTGTGCGCAACTACTGGACTGCAGTTGGCTTTGG CTATGGAATCATCCATGCTGGAGGGATGGGCAAGTTCTTGAGCGACTGGATTGTTAATGGGGAGCCGCCCTTTGACCTGATCGAGTGCGACCCCAACCGCTACGGAAAGTGGACCACGGAATCTTACATCTGTGCTAAGGCTAGGGAATCGTACGGCTTCAACAACGTAG TGGGATACCCAAAGGAGGAGCGCTTTGCGGGCAGACCCACGCACAGGGTGAGCGGCGTGTACGACCAGCTCAAATCCAAGGCGTCTATGGGATTTCATGCTGGTTGGGAGCAACCTCACTGGTTCTACAAGGATGGAGACGAGACTGGATACAG GCCGAGTTTTCAGCGCACAAACTGGTTTGAACCTGTGGGACGGGAGTACAGGCAGGTCATGGAGAAAGTGGGGGTGATTGACCTGACCCCATTCGGAAAGTTCATGGTCAAAGGGAAGGACTCGGTGAAGCTGCTGGACCGTCTCTTTGCCAATGTTATGCCGAAG GTGGGCATGACCAACATCAGTCACATGCTGACCCCCACAGGGAAGGTCTACGCCGAAGTGACGATAACACAGCTTACCGAAGGAGAGTTCCTTCTCATTACTGGCTCTGGGTCAGAGCTACATGACCTCAGGTCAGTCTCGGAATCTGTCCAAAGAAATATGCAGAG ATGGATTGAAAAGGAGGCGGAGGATGGTGGCTACGATGTGAGCATTACCAACGTGACGGAGGACATGGGGGTGCTGGGCATAGCGGGACCCAAGTCTAGGACTGTCCTGCAGAAACTGACAGATGAGGATATGAGTGATTCCAGCTTTAAGTTCCTTCACTGCAAGTCCATCAAAGTGGCCGGAATTCCACTGAGAGCTATAAGAATCTCTTATACAG GGGAGCTGGGCTGGGAGCTGTACCAGGACAGCAAGCACACAGCCGCCGTGTACCAGGCCCTGATGCAGGCTGGAAGGGACGAGGGCATCGACAACTTTGGGACCTACGCCATGACCTCACTGAGACTGGAGAAAGGCTTTAGGGCCTGGGGAGCAGAG ATGAACTGTGACACCAATCCTTTGGAAGCTGGCTTAGACTACTTCATCAAGTTAAACAAG CCTGCTGACTTCATTGGAAAGAAGGCTCTTCAGGAGATCATGGCTGTGGGCCTGACACGCAAGCTGGCTTACCTCACCGTGCAGACTGATGACGTTGACCCTGAGGGCAATGAGACCATCTGGCATGATGGCAAG
- the LOC111849880 gene encoding betaine--homocysteine S-methyltransferase 1-like, translated as MPPVKKGILERLNAGEVVIGDGGFVFALEKRGYVKAGPWTPEASVTHPEAVRQLHREFLRSGSNVMQTFTFYASDDKLENRGNDLRLSGQQINEAACDLAREVANEGDALVAGGVSQTPSYLSCKSEAEVKDTFKKQMDVFIRKNVDFLIAEYFEHVEEAEWAVHVLKSTGKPVAATLCIGPEGDLNSVSPGDCAVRLVKAGAQIVGVNCHFDPMTCVKTVELMKEGVERAGLKAHFMVQPLAYHTPDCNRQGFIDLPEFPFALEPRILTRWDMQQYARAAYNAGIRYIGGCCGFEPYHIRAVAEELASERGLLPAASEKHGMWGSGLDMHTKPWVRARSRREYWEQLQPASGRPTCPSMSRPEGWGVTKGHADLIQHREVTSKQEMQHLLEMQKKAKASA; from the exons ATGCCACCAGTCAAAAAA GGAATTCTTGAGCGCCTGAACGCAGGCGAAGTTGTCATTGGTGATGGCGGCTTTGTGTTTGCATTGGAGAAGCGCGGCTACGTCAAAGCAGGGCCGTGGACACCAGAGGCCAGCGTCACTCACCCAGAAGCTG TGCGGCAGCTGCATAGGGAATTCCTCAGGTCAGGATCCAATGTCATGCAGACCTTTACCTTCTATGCCAGTGATGATAAACTGGAGAACAGAGGCAATGACCTACGTCTTTCT GGTCAGCAGATCAATGAGGCGGCCTGTGACCTTGCCAGAGAGGTGGCCAATGAGGGTGATGCCCTGGTGGCAGGCGGAGTCTCTCAGACACCCTCCTACCTGAGCTGCAAGAGTGAGGCAGAAGTTAAGGACACCTTTAAAAAGCAGATGGATGTCTTCATTAGGAAGAATGTGGACTTTTTGATTGCAGAG TACTTTGAGCATGTGGAGGAAGCAGAGTGGGCTGTTCATGTCCTGAAGAGCACAGGGAAACCAGTGGCAGCCACCCTGTGTATTGGACCCGAGGGAGACCTGAATAGTGTCAGTCCTGGGGACTGTGCTGTCAGGCTAGTGAAGGCTG GTGCCCAGATAGTTGGGGTGAACTGTCACTTCGACCCCATGACGTGTGTGAAGACTGTggagctgatgaaggagggagtGGAGCGAGCTGGACTGAAGGCCCACTTCATGGTGCAGCCCCTTGCTTACCACACGCCTGACTGCAACCGCCAGGGCTTCATCGACCTGCCAGAGTTCCCCTTTG ccctggaacCCAGAATTCTGACCAGATGGGACATGCAGCAGTACGCCAGGGCAGCGTACAATGCCGGCATCCGCTACATCGGTGGCTGCTGCGGGTTCGAGCCGTACCACATCCGTGCCGTAGCGGAGGAGCTGGCCTCTGAGAGGGGACTCTTACCTGCTGCCTCTGAGAAACATGGGATGTGGGGCAGCGGCCTGGATATGCACACAAAGCCCTGGGTCAGAGCCAG GTCACGTCGTGAGTACTGGGAGCAGCTACAGCCAGCCTCAGGGAGGCCCACGTGCCCCTCCATGTCCAGGCCCGAGGGATGGGGGGTGACCAAGGGACATGCTGACCTGATCCAGCATAGGGAGGTCACCAGCAAGCAGGAGATGCAGCACCTGCTGGAGATGCAGAAGAAAGCCAAAGCCAGTGCCTAA